A window of Streptomyces sp. NBC_01241 genomic DNA:
AAGGCAGCCCCGGCCACCGCAGTGGCAGGGCTTCCCACCTGGATCAACGCTCACATGGCCGATCTCACCGGCACACCCGTGCGCCCCGGCCACGGCTCGACCGCCGACCACCAAACCGCCGCCGATTCCCGTGGACCAGCGCACATACACAAGATCCTCCACCGAGCGTCCCGCGCCCCAGGTTGCCTCGGCCAGGGCTGCGGCGCGGGAGTTGTTGCCCAGCACCACCGGCACACCGAACTCCTCGGCGATGCGCGTCCGCAGCGCTTCGATCTCCTTGGGCTTCCACTCGACGCCGGCGATTCCGACGAGGCCCGCGCCGATCGCGGTCAGCGTCGACGGGACGACCGCCGCCTCACCGGCGGCCCGCCGTAGCAGATCTGCCGCCGCCGGGGCCACTACGTCGCCGCGCACCGGGGAAGGCACGTCGTGCACGCCGCTGGCCACCACCTCGTACGAGGTGTTGACGATGACCAGGCGCATCCGGCTGCGGCCGATGTCGAACCCCGCGTACAGGCTGGCGGAAGGATTGAGCACGACCCGGGTCGCCGGCCGACCGCGGCCGCGCCCTGCGGTGTCGTCGGCGCTCTGCTCGACCAGGACACCACGTTCGAGCAGTCCGGCGACGATGCTGAACAGCGTGGTCTTGGGCAGGCCGGTGCGCCGGCTCAGCTCGGCGCGGCTGAGCGCCCCTGATCGGCGCAGCTCTGCGAGAACGAGATCGTCGTAGGCCGACCTGTTGCGGCGGGCAGGAGTAGCAGTCACCGCAGCATGATGCGCCCTTGCTTGTTATTCGGGCAAAGTCTGGAAGAAATACCCGGTGTCGTAGTCGGGGCCTCCCGGCGCAGCGGGTCGGGCTTGCGTGGTGGCGGACGGACCCTGGGTGATCACACTCCGTCCGTTCTGACCAACACCCACGTGGCACCTTTGATACACGGGTCATCATGGGTCTGGGGGCTGGGGGGCGACGGCCGGGCACAGAGGTCGCGGCTGGAGAGAGGACCGGCTGCAACCGTCCGGGACGGGATTCCGGTGCAGACCTCTTGCCGTCCTTGCCTCGCACTCAATACGATCCGTTTTCGGAATAATTCCTGAGCCTGTTCCGTCACTGTCTCGCCACACACCGCAGTACCCCGCACCACCCGATGCTCGAACGAGCCTCCGCTGCGGACGGTGAACACCGCACATCACCCGCACAAGGCGCAGGCCAGCGCTATGCCCCCACATCCATGACACCCGATGCCTGACACCAGGAGGCGCCATGCAACACCTCAAGCGTCGATCGTTTCTTGCCGGCGTGACCGGAGCCGTCGCCGTGACAACCATCGGGACGCCGGCCCGGGCGGCGGACGACATCGGGCCCGAAGCCGCGTTCCGGCTCGTCCACAACGGCCGTGGCAAGGCGACGGTGCTGTGGTGGGGCGGCGCCACCGCACGTTTCGCGGCCTCTGAACTGGCTGACTACGTAGAGCGGATGAGCGGTTCCCGCCTTCAGGTCCTGCGTGCACGGCCCGAACAGCCCCAGACGGCAACCTCCGGAGTGCTCGTGCTGCCCGGCAGCCGACGCCAGGCAACCACCGTCCCGCCGGTCTGGCTGTCCAAGGCCGACACACTGCTGCGCGACCAGGTCGCGGACAGTTACCTGGTCAGCGCCACCCCGCACGGCGTGCTGCTGAGCGGTGTGGGCGACCGCGGCGTGGTGTACGCGACATACGCGCTGCTGGAGCAGTTCGGAGTCGGTTTTTTCGCACCGCAGTTCAGCTACTACCAGGGTGCCGCCGAGACCGTGCCGCAGACCGTCGACATCACGGTCCGCGCCCAGACCAGCCTGGTCACCCCACCTTGGCCGGTGCGGCGCAAGGCGATCGAGGAGGGCTGGAGCATCAGCCAGTCCAGCCTCACCGCGCTGATCGACTGGATGGGCAAGCAGCGGCTCAACGTCCTGGTCTTTCCGTATGACTACTACGGGGCCGGAGTCACTCGCTACGAGGACTTCGCGGCAGGGATGGCACCAGAACTCGCCAAGCGCGGCATCATCGTGGAAGTCGGCGGCCACGGGTACGACGCATTTCTCCGCCGGGCCGACTACCCGCAGTACTACACTCCCGGGGTCAACGTCTTCAACGTGCACGACGACGCGGCGGTATCACAGTACATCGCCAACGTCGTCACCTATCTGCGGGCCCGGCCCGAGATCGCCATCTTCGACTGCTGGCCTCCGGACGGGGCGACGTGGCCGAAGGCCACCCTCGCCGAGTTCGGCACCGCCACCAACGCCGAAGTTCACGTTGTGAACAAGCTCGTATCCGCCCTCGCCGACGCCGGACTGCACGTCCAGGTCGAACGCATCGCGTATGGCGCCGGGCTGGACACGCCCACGGCCGGGTACACATTCGACCCGAAGGTGCTCATCGACTTCGCCGCCTACGGACGCACGTACTCCGTCCCGTTGGGCGATCCGTCCTCGGCCGTCAACGCGCACCACCTGGACGTGCTGCGTCGGTGGCGCGCGGCCCACCCGGGCACACTGGCGATCTACGACTACTCGCGCCGCTACCGCTGGCGCGAGCTGGGCAATCCGATCGGTGTCCTCGCCCAGGACGCGGACGTGTACCGCAGCGTCGGCGTCAACGGCATCGGAGCGTACTCCGAACCGGCGAACTGGCTGCAGTTCGAGGCGATCCATCTGTTCGGCGCCCGCAGTGCATGGAATCCGACGCTGACCTACGACGACTTCATGAGCAGCTATCTGCCCACGCGGTTCGGGCCGGCAGCGCAAGAGGTGGCCGACTACCTGCTGCGTACCGCGGACGACCCGGACGTCCTCAACACACCCGGCCAAGGGGCGGCCCTTCGGAGCAAGTACCAGGCTGCAGCAGCCGATGTCGCCGCGGCGCGAGCGAAGACCATCGGGACCAGCGCCGCCGCGATCGTCCTCGACCGGCTCGCCTGGGGCTGCGAACTCGCCCTGGCCGACATCGATATCACCCTGTGCGCCCAGGCCAACGATCAGGCAGGCAAGCAGCAGGCGATGGCCCGCTACCGCCAGCTGACCCAGCGGCACCGCTTCAACGGCATCCAGCTCGAGTCGCTCTACACCACCCCGCGCTACGGCGAACAGGTCACCCGGGCGCAGATTGCCAAGCAGTACCGCTCCCCGGCGTGGGGTTACCTGCCGCAGATCCAGTTCACCGTGCGCCAGGGGGCCTCCGTCGATATGACGATCACGGCGCAGGACGTCGACTTCCAGGGGCACGGCGTGGAGTGGACACTCGTCACGCCCCAGGGACTCACCGCCGAGCGCACCCAGGGCCGTCTGCGAGCCTCGGGCCCGCTCGAGGTTTCGGAAACGGTCCGCCTGAGCGCCGGGACCGACGTCGCACCCGGGAACTACGCCGTCACTGTCGCTTTTGACGCCGATGGCGGGAAACTGACGTCG
This region includes:
- a CDS encoding ROK family transcriptional regulator, yielding MTATPARRNRSAYDDLVLAELRRSGALSRAELSRRTGLPKTTLFSIVAGLLERGVLVEQSADDTAGRGRGRPATRVVLNPSASLYAGFDIGRSRMRLVIVNTSYEVVASGVHDVPSPVRGDVVAPAAADLLRRAAGEAAVVPSTLTAIGAGLVGIAGVEWKPKEIEALRTRIAEEFGVPVVLGNNSRAAALAEATWGAGRSVEDLVYVRWSTGIGGGLVVGGRAVAGAHGCAGEIGHVSVDPGGKPCHCGGRGCLEGVAGGAVLLEHCARQGLALADLDALVAAVRNLSPTATRVVSTAADRLGRVVAGTAAQLDPSRIVVGGELAQLGSLVLDPIRQAIGRLALPRAAGRVDVVQADLGVNAAALGAVALLLREEPTRA
- a CDS encoding DUF4838 domain-containing protein, yielding MTTIGTPARAADDIGPEAAFRLVHNGRGKATVLWWGGATARFAASELADYVERMSGSRLQVLRARPEQPQTATSGVLVLPGSRRQATTVPPVWLSKADTLLRDQVADSYLVSATPHGVLLSGVGDRGVVYATYALLEQFGVGFFAPQFSYYQGAAETVPQTVDITVRAQTSLVTPPWPVRRKAIEEGWSISQSSLTALIDWMGKQRLNVLVFPYDYYGAGVTRYEDFAAGMAPELAKRGIIVEVGGHGYDAFLRRADYPQYYTPGVNVFNVHDDAAVSQYIANVVTYLRARPEIAIFDCWPPDGATWPKATLAEFGTATNAEVHVVNKLVSALADAGLHVQVERIAYGAGLDTPTAGYTFDPKVLIDFAAYGRTYSVPLGDPSSAVNAHHLDVLRRWRAAHPGTLAIYDYSRRYRWRELGNPIGVLAQDADVYRSVGVNGIGAYSEPANWLQFEAIHLFGARSAWNPTLTYDDFMSSYLPTRFGPAAQEVADYLLRTADDPDVLNTPGQGAALRSKYQAAAADVAAARAKTIGTSAAAIVLDRLAWGCELALADIDITLCAQANDQAGKQQAMARYRQLTQRHRFNGIQLESLYTTPRYGEQVTRAQIAKQYRSPAWGYLPQIQFTVRQGASVDMTITAQDVDFQGHGVEWTLVTPQGLTAERTQGRLRASGPLEVSETVRLSAGTDVAPGNYAVTVAFDADGGKLTSAQCSITVVR